In Pasteurella multocida subsp. multocida OH4807, a genomic segment contains:
- the hisS gene encoding histidyl-tRNA ligase (COG0124 Histidyl-tRNA synthetase), which yields MAKTIQAIRGMNDCSPTESPLWQWVEGKVRSVLERYGYSEVRMPIVESTPLFARAIGEVTDVVSKEMYTFWDNDEQLTLRPEGTAGCVRAAIEHGWIYNQEQRLWYMGPMFRHERPQKGRYRQFHQAGVEVFGIPNPEIDAELIMLTARLWKELGIFDHVTLQLNSIGSLEARKNYRSALVEFLQQHIDLLSDEEKERLEKNPLRILDTKNQALQEVLNGAPKLLDYLDDESREHFAQLCALLDAVGIQYEINPKLVRGLDYYNKTVFEWVTSALGAQGTVCGGGRYDGLVEQLGGHATTGVGFAMGLERLVLLVQEVNTTIELPKAVDIYLVYQGEGTTLVAFQLAEKLRSALPHLRTMLHCSGGNFKKQFKRADKHNATFALVIGESEVQNQQVVVKHLLSGAEQQTLALVDVVDYIKNNF from the coding sequence CGTTATGGTTATTCAGAAGTACGGATGCCAATTGTCGAAAGTACCCCACTATTTGCGCGTGCAATTGGTGAAGTGACAGATGTGGTGTCAAAAGAAATGTACACCTTTTGGGATAATGATGAACAATTAACATTACGCCCAGAAGGCACAGCAGGCTGTGTACGTGCTGCAATTGAACATGGCTGGATTTATAACCAAGAACAACGTTTGTGGTATATGGGACCGATGTTCCGTCATGAAAGACCACAAAAAGGACGCTATCGCCAGTTCCATCAGGCAGGGGTGGAAGTTTTTGGGATTCCTAATCCAGAAATTGATGCAGAGTTAATTATGTTAACGGCGCGTTTATGGAAAGAATTAGGTATTTTTGATCATGTTACTTTACAGCTTAACTCCATCGGTTCTCTAGAAGCACGTAAAAATTACCGTTCTGCATTGGTTGAATTTTTACAACAACATATTGATTTATTAAGTGACGAAGAAAAAGAACGTTTAGAGAAAAATCCTTTGCGTATTTTGGACACCAAAAACCAAGCATTACAAGAAGTGTTAAATGGCGCGCCAAAATTATTAGACTATTTAGATGATGAAAGTCGTGAACACTTTGCACAACTTTGTGCATTGTTAGATGCTGTTGGTATTCAATACGAAATCAATCCTAAATTAGTACGTGGTCTTGATTATTATAATAAAACCGTATTCGAATGGGTCACTTCTGCATTAGGTGCACAAGGTACCGTGTGTGGTGGTGGGCGTTATGATGGTTTAGTTGAGCAGTTAGGTGGGCATGCTACCACGGGAGTGGGATTTGCGATGGGGCTCGAACGTTTAGTCTTGTTAGTACAAGAAGTGAATACGACAATTGAACTGCCGAAAGCAGTCGATATTTATCTTGTCTATCAAGGTGAAGGAACGACGTTGGTGGCGTTTCAATTGGCAGAAAAACTTCGTTCAGCCTTACCGCACTTACGTACAATGTTGCATTGCAGTGGTGGAAATTTTAAAAAGCAATTCAAACGTGCGGATAAGCATAATGCGACGTTTGCATTAGTGATTGGTGAAAGTGAAGTACAAAATCAACAGGTGGTCGTGAAACACTTACTCAGTGGGGCTGAGCAACAAACCCTTGCATTAGTGGATGTTGTTGATTACATTAAGAACAATTTTTAA
- a CDS encoding hypothetical protein (COG2976 Uncharacterized protein conserved in bacteria), with protein MAYTAEEEQELNEIKAWWKENYKSLIASVIVAFAGVFGWNYWQTYQANKIQQTSAYYEMAVYSTQDEAKKRAQIEQFVQENGKTSYAVLALLEQAKLEVEKKDFAQAEQSLKQALTQSSDETLSSIAALRLASVQFQQQAFDAALESLKQVKQTSWESRKQLLTGDILLAKGDKEAAKASYQQAQQQASPLEAQWLQVRLNNL; from the coding sequence ATGGCTTATACTGCGGAAGAAGAACAAGAGTTGAATGAAATTAAAGCGTGGTGGAAAGAGAATTATAAAAGCTTAATTGCCTCTGTGATTGTGGCATTTGCGGGCGTATTTGGTTGGAATTATTGGCAAACTTATCAAGCGAATAAGATTCAACAAACCTCAGCATATTATGAAATGGCTGTTTATTCGACACAAGATGAAGCGAAAAAACGTGCTCAAATTGAACAGTTTGTCCAAGAAAATGGTAAAACAAGCTATGCGGTCTTAGCCTTACTAGAACAAGCAAAATTAGAAGTCGAGAAGAAGGATTTTGCACAAGCAGAACAATCACTTAAACAAGCGTTAACGCAGTCTTCTGATGAAACTTTGTCTTCTATTGCTGCACTACGTCTGGCTTCTGTGCAATTCCAACAGCAAGCTTTTGATGCGGCGCTAGAAAGTTTGAAACAAGTTAAACAGACAAGCTGGGAGAGTCGTAAACAGTTGCTCACTGGTGATATTTTATTAGCCAAAGGTGATAAAGAGGCCGCAAAAGCCAGTTATCAACAGGCACAACAACAAGCTTCGCCATTAGAAGCTCAATGGCTACAAGTGCGGTTAAATAATTTG